The DNA region TGAGGATCTCCGGGGCGGTGACGTTCGGGTCGAACTCGTAGGTGTCGGGGAAGAGGAAGCCCTCCGCCGACGCGGTGACCTGCTCGCCGTCGGTCCGGGTGAGCCACCAGTCGGGCACGCCGAGAGCCAGGGGGTCCTGCGCCGCGGCGGCGAACTCCTCGGCCGGGATGTCGGTCGCTTCGGCCAGCGCCTGGTAGATCTGCTTGGCGGTGCGCCCCTCCGGGATGGTGACCCGGTTGGAGATCTTGTTCTCCAGGTCGAGCAGCAGACTCAGCGCGGTCGCCGCACTCATCTCCAGACGCAGGTTGTAGAAGCCCGGTTGGATGTTCTGGCTGCGGGAGTTCGAGCGCGCCTCGTTGGTGAAGGCCTTGGTGCTCTTGATCACCCCGGCTTCGACCAGGGTGTTGCCGATGTCGGTGGCGGAGTCACCGGGACGGACCTGCACGACAACCTGGCCGGTGCCGCCGCCGTCGTAGTCGGGGGTGGCGAAGTAGTTCTGCAGCCGGTCGAAGCCGTACCAGACACCACCGCCGAGCACACCGAGCATCAGCAGGGTGACCAGCAGAGCCGCGACGGTCTTGCCGCGACCGCCGCCGCCCGAGGACTTGCGGCGCGCGCCACGACGGTGCCGGCCCTTGTCGGCCCGGTCCTCGAAGGCGAGGTCCAGTTCGTCGATCATCACATCCGCCTCCGCTGCGCGTCCAGCCAGCTCTGCAGGATCTCCACGGCGGCTGCCTGGTCCACCACCGCGCGCTGGCGCCGTCCTCGTACGCCCCGCTCCGACAGCCTACGGCT from Solwaraspora sp. WMMD791 includes:
- the mltG gene encoding endolytic transglycosylase MltG, with product MIDELDLAFEDRADKGRHRRGARRKSSGGGGRGKTVAALLVTLLMLGVLGGGVWYGFDRLQNYFATPDYDGGGTGQVVVQVRPGDSATDIGNTLVEAGVIKSTKAFTNEARSNSRSQNIQPGFYNLRLEMSAATALSLLLDLENKISNRVTIPEGRTAKQIYQALAEATDIPAEEFAAAAQDPLALGVPDWWLTRTDGEQVTASAEGFLFPDTYEFDPNVTAPEILKLMVDRFLTVTGEMEYAEQVQAERGGISPYEALIVASLAQAEAGIAEDLAKVARVAYNRVYSETFPCSCLQFDVTVNYYWELTGKPTKASKDMTREELYDANNPYSTHAHSGLPPTPINNPGKAALEGSVNPPDEDWVYFVAIDKEGRSAFAETLDQHNQNIEIARQNGIL